The nucleotide sequence ACATTTCGAACAAACATTCAAATATATGTGACAACCAAGATTGTAAATTTAACTGCTGGTCATTTCACTCACAGCTATTTGGGACGTGCTATTAAGTCCCAACCTAATCACAACCTTGTGATTCATGACatattggggaagggggggggggggggggggggaattgggacAACAGCAAAGAAGAGAACACTATCAATTTCAGTGCCAGACTTGCGCTGCATCTTTTTTCATCTCTCACTGGTTACATTAAAGTATCATTTCACTGGTACATGAAATTGTCACATTGCTAACATTTGGGCAGTAGAGAAACACTGCTGTAACTGGCAGTGGCCCTGACCAAAACTGTAGGCAGGCGTGTGACTAGTAGAGACTGAAGCAGGAGGACCGTAGaagcaaaggatgtgttgcaagaatAATTCTCATCAGCTAGTAATGGGTGTAAGTAGTATGAGTTGCACAGCAGTCATCGAGATTAAGTACACTGAGCTCACCGACCTACTTCGCCACTGAGACATCAGTTTCACTCTTAGCTATAGTCTGGGCCCCAATACCTGGTTTTGCGAACTGCATAGATGACAAGTAACCTTCCAACACATCCTTAGACCAAAAATTCCTAATGACTAAAACTCTGTTAATTACTTCCTCATACCCAACTCCACCCCTCCATTTCCTTGTGGCTTGCTCTTCATTCAATCAATCTACACCCACTATATGCTCTTTCTGCTCTCCCTCTTCCTGTTTACCACCCCTCCTCAACCACTTTACTGTATGTGAGATGCAACTACCTTGCCTGCACGAGGACAGGTTCGACAGTGTTACATTCCAATCACGTTCCCTTGCTGCCTGTTCCTCCCAGCTGCCATCCTCCCTTTcttccattcctctcttcttccccTCACCCAATCCACCCAACGCAATTTGCCCCCTCAGCTGACCTGCAGTAGCAGGACAATGTAGCCTTCCATGAATATGTACACGTGTGTTTAATTAATCAGTTAGCTCCAAAGAAGATattgttagactgttttaatctggcTCATGCGCCTATTGGCGATTCAGTGCCTGTAAGGTGACAGGTTACACTCGCTCCTCTCATCTTTTATCTTCTTACCAGGGCATCCCAATACTGTACTCAGGTTGCAAGGTAATAGCTTGGTAGTGAGTTAGTAAAACCAGTTAGTCGCTTAGTTAGCTGTATGTTCCATTGATCATTTGCAcgaataaatcgtaatgatgtggaatgagtcattttacattcacatcgtagATTAGTTTGtaaatatgattcaaatggctctgagcactatgcgacttaacttctgaggtcatcagtcgcctagaacttagaactaattaaacctaaccgacctaaggatatcacaaacatccatgcctgaggcaggattcgaacctccgaccgtagcggtcactcggttccagactgtagcgccaagaaccgcacggccaccccagccagctGTAAATATGGGTACATGCTGAGCATTCAttagttcttttgttttgtttattattattattaaatatacagatgtggGTTAGTaagtcctacccaccaccttttatatattacaataatagaaatacttctacAGAACAGGAGTTGTCATGGAGAAACTTTTTAGTTGCTGAATTGTATACTTCTTTTTGTGCTACAACAACCTTTGCACTGAGTACTGTGGCATTGTAATTAAGTACAATCATTGTTCTTTCTGAACTGcagtagattatttacaacaaacattatGAGGGAATACACATActctgaagcagtagtcagaatgcccaactccttaaacattgaaatagcatttttttttccctttctttagtGAATATTTTGTTGGCTGATTGATCATTAGTGTAGATGAAAGTCTAGGATAGACAGAAAGTTAATAGTGTGATGTTGAGTTTCTGAAGCCCAAAAACATGCTGTACTGAGAAAAGGGTTATCCATGATGACCCAAAAACTATTTTTTAATGTTATGATGAATATCTCATGAACTTTTGAGGTTATGACCACAGATTTTGGAAATACATTGCACATTCTGTGGCTGTAGTTACATCAGGATTTGACACAATTACATCAGCTCATTCCTAAAAAAAACTGTTTGCTGCTCTGCCACTGCATGCTTACAACCTTATATGAGGACACGATTTTAGCTTCAATTACAGTAATACTTCTCTTATGATTTCACCAGAAAACTGGCAAAAACATACAGTATCAGTTAATTCCAGTTCAAACCAACATGTGCAGCTTTTTTTACACAATGTGGCATAACAAGTAATTAATCATGTATGTACACACCTTTTGAGGGATTCTGGGATAATATCACATCTGATAAACTGTCCCAGTCATCTCTTTTGCAAAACAGTTTCACGTTTTCTTCAGAGTTTTCAAGCAATAACTCACAGCCCAATTTTTTCTCTGCAAATGAATACTTCTTCTTTGTTTTTGCAACTGATAAAATATTAGGAAATAATTTATTTGGCAGATGCAAACTCAGATAATCAACAACACTGCTCTCTGCCTTTTCTAATAAAAGTACACTGTCCGACTCTTCTAATGAGTCAATGAGGTTATCAGGTAACCGATTATGTGCACAAACTGTCAAAAGGTGGTCATCACTGGCAAATGTATTACTTGACACACATGAGGTCATGCACAAAAGACTTACACCACGAGGTGAAAAGATTGTATATTTCTCATGTCCATTACCTGGCTTCAGTTTATATCCCAAAATTTCTGCACAGCCAACAATTACAGAAACCGTAAGCTTTCCTCTGACATAAACTGAAGCCCCACTTTTCATTATCAATAGGAACCTATCATTTTCCACAAAACGAATATCAATTTGTGTGCCACAGGTGTCAACATCACTGGCTGTAGATACCATAGATTGTGTTTTGCTGCGTGTATGAAAGATATCCCTTAAAACAGAAACATCACAATCACTGGTATCTTCAATGGATAAAGATTGAAATTTTTCCCTTACAAATGTTTGTGGCACATTTAAACTACAATTTGTGTCTTCTGGAGTACTAGCCACACCACCACCTTCAGCACATGTGTAAACACGTGAGTCATTACATACTTCTTCATGGGAACAaagaattttcttcatattttgtgTCATTTTGGCAACATCGTCTCTGCCCCCTTTTCCAGTTCTGCAAACACTTTCTAGCCTTGCTGCTATAATGTCTTCCATTGAATTCTGACCTTCACTTTTCACTATTAACGGTGCAATATCACACACACCTGTACCACATGATGGCACACACTCTTCAGTATCCACATTATGCACTTGCAGACTGATAAGCTCTGCTGAATCAGACACACAAGCATTGTGACTTGCAGCAAAAACAATGGGGTAACTgtcattctcattacttttctcaagtTGGGATGAGATGACAGGAGCTAGGCCTGTATGTTCACTGGcactaaattcggtaattttcgactttcttttcttctctttcctgTTTCGCAATTTTTTCCCGGATGTTTTTGAAGCACTGTCTGCTCCTTGTTTTTCACTTTCACCCTGAGTGGTCCCAGTCATGCCACTGACCGGTAGTAATAAAGTATCAGCAGTAGCTTGTATTTCAACGTCTCTCCTCTCACTTACACTCTTTCGTAAAGGATCACAACTCTTGTTCAATAAGTCAGTTTTTATCTCTGTGACAATTTCTGGTTCACTCTCATTTCCTGAAGTTATGGTATCATCCCTATGAGACATGCCTTTTTGTGGTGTTACTGTATCGGCTGCCTCCAAAATTTTTGACGTGACATCTGTTATAAACTGAACCTCCACACTCTTGTTCTTCTTCATTCTCTTGGGGTCCAGTCTCCAGGAACTTAAATCCACTGGTTGCACACCCATTCCGGAAGCCTCCAGTTTACCCCGTGTCGTTAATTCATTACCTGCCCTTGCTGACAACAAGTTTCtgtcgaaaaaaacataaattagcgaCACATTCATTTTACGAGTGCTGTAAGGGCAATACTCTAAACTAACGTatacttactttactttatttCTAAATCCTTTTCGTTTCTTTAGCTCCTTCGACGCTGTAACATGCGCAGCTCTGAATCTTTCCATGTTTATAGGCTGCTAAATTACTTAACACAAAACTTAGCGCACAGGGCAAATAATACATAAATCAGTAAATAGTATTTTCTCGCGAAGATACAGTGCAGTTACGTGTCGAGGGTacaaaacaaagaatatttaagaaCATATTTCTCCTTTTCCCCTTCTCCTAAAACTGTTACTATAGTATTACTCATAATCGAACATGTTTTTTCCGTTTGTACACAAACCTACACGTGTTCCGCTGGTACAACGTAAACAAATAGTTTTTCTTCTTGCCGATGATGTCTTTGAGCAGAGAAGTCAAAGGGAAAGCTATCATAACATGACGGCAGTGAAAACTTGCACCGGTGCACAACCAGTCAACTGATCTGTGGAAGCATCCTACTGGCTCCTTCTCGTGTCATCTGGTCCCTGTCTCTTTGCTTACCACTTACATGTACTTCTTTTCACCAAGGTCCAAGAGCATTAGCAATTGCCGCTACGTGGCTCTTCCCTCATTCTGTTTCGTTCAACTCAACAACGCAGATGTTGAATAGTTTGTTTGCGCGCCTCAGTAGTTAGCACCATGGCAAAAAAATGGGCGTTGTCTTTAACTAAGTAAAGAGATATTTACAAAAGGTAAAAGATTTAAAACACTGAGATAAGATTCTCATTACAGCCttcagctattccttattgcaaaataataacacagcatcATTTTATGTGACGCAATGTATTCCAGAGGTATTGTCACTTAGAGTATGGAGCAGCTAAGTTAGTTCCGGGATGCTAAACAGCTCTTGTGACAGATGGTTTCACTGGAGGGAATTTGATGGCATGGAAGTTGGGGAACAAAATGACACTCTTCCTAGGTACTGTAGAGTGTATATATGAAAATAGCAGAACAGGATGGGAAGATTAGAGCACCTCAGGCTGAATTAGATAAAGCTTGGGAGGAACTAATAAgtttaaggggggagaagggtgaagagAAGTGGGAAGTGGTAGCAGGGAACAGGGGCA is from Schistocerca cancellata isolate TAMUIC-IGC-003103 chromosome 6, iqSchCanc2.1, whole genome shotgun sequence and encodes:
- the LOC126190788 gene encoding polynucleotide 5'-hydroxyl-kinase NOL9 isoform X1 is translated as MERFRAAHVTASKELKKRKGFRNKVKNLLSARAGNELTTRGKLEASGMGVQPVDLSSWRLDPKRMKKNKSVEVQFITDVTSKILEAADTVTPQKGMSHRDDTITSGNESEPEIVTEIKTDLLNKSCDPLRKSVSERRDVEIQATADTLLLPVSGMTGTTQGESEKQGADSASKTSGKKLRNRKEKKRKSKITEFSASEHTGLAPVISSQLEKSNENDSYPIVFAASHNACVSDSAELISLQVHNVDTEECVPSCGTGVCDIAPLIVKSEGQNSMEDIIAARLESVCRTGKGGRDDVAKMTQNMKKILCSHEEVCNDSRVYTCAEGGGVASTPEDTNCSLNVPQTFVREKFQSLSIEDTSDCDVSVLRDIFHTRSKTQSMVSTASDVDTCGTQIDIRFVENDRFLLIMKSGASVYVRGKLTVSVIVGCAEILGYKLKPGNGHEKYTIFSPRGVSLLCMTSCVSSNTFASDDHLLTVCAHNRLPDNLIDSLEESDSVLLLEKAESSVVDYLSLHLPNKLFPNILSVAKTKKKYSFAEKKLGCELLLENSEENVKLFCKRDDWDSLSDVILSQNPSKETNCTVICGGKGVGKSTLLRFLINRSLSSYKEILCLDFDLGQAEFTVPGCISAVIIKKPLLGPNFTHLLQPERMVFIGDVNVSNCPTLYLEGAKFIIDYCKSQAEFQHIPWFVNTMGFCKGLGVELMMNLLHMLSPTNVVQLQSRSNKRNYPKHLEAEYVRNYKSSFKYINYINRNLSYDLHLIPSAAESKSEGQEAEWGLDSRTMREIVIMSYLSGITVPPNYSLTELVPYVCSFKDLKLCVSHETINPNSVLSVMNGSFVALCICEKGEMLQPSDPNLPCILLHAPVCRCLGFGIIRGVDMQERQLYVISPLPESEIQKVNCLVMGTVQLPSSVLLREATCGIVGHIPYTVIGPGQPTGRLSQKSSYHLLLSSAVEL
- the LOC126190788 gene encoding polynucleotide 5'-hydroxyl-kinase NOL9 isoform X2 — encoded protein: MGVQPVDLSSWRLDPKRMKKNKSVEVQFITDVTSKILEAADTVTPQKGMSHRDDTITSGNESEPEIVTEIKTDLLNKSCDPLRKSVSERRDVEIQATADTLLLPVSGMTGTTQGESEKQGADSASKTSGKKLRNRKEKKRKSKITEFSASEHTGLAPVISSQLEKSNENDSYPIVFAASHNACVSDSAELISLQVHNVDTEECVPSCGTGVCDIAPLIVKSEGQNSMEDIIAARLESVCRTGKGGRDDVAKMTQNMKKILCSHEEVCNDSRVYTCAEGGGVASTPEDTNCSLNVPQTFVREKFQSLSIEDTSDCDVSVLRDIFHTRSKTQSMVSTASDVDTCGTQIDIRFVENDRFLLIMKSGASVYVRGKLTVSVIVGCAEILGYKLKPGNGHEKYTIFSPRGVSLLCMTSCVSSNTFASDDHLLTVCAHNRLPDNLIDSLEESDSVLLLEKAESSVVDYLSLHLPNKLFPNILSVAKTKKKYSFAEKKLGCELLLENSEENVKLFCKRDDWDSLSDVILSQNPSKETNCTVICGGKGVGKSTLLRFLINRSLSSYKEILCLDFDLGQAEFTVPGCISAVIIKKPLLGPNFTHLLQPERMVFIGDVNVSNCPTLYLEGAKFIIDYCKSQAEFQHIPWFVNTMGFCKGLGVELMMNLLHMLSPTNVVQLQSRSNKRNYPKHLEAEYVRNYKSSFKYINYINRNLSYDLHLIPSAAESKSEGQEAEWGLDSRTMREIVIMSYLSGITVPPNYSLTELVPYVCSFKDLKLCVSHETINPNSVLSVMNGSFVALCICEKGEMLQPSDPNLPCILLHAPVCRCLGFGIIRGVDMQERQLYVISPLPESEIQKVNCLVMGTVQLPSSVLLREATCGIVGHIPYTVIGPGQPTGRLSQKSSYHLLLSSAVEL